One Candidatus Aminicenantes bacterium genomic window, GCGATGACGCCGTCCCGCCGCGAGATCCTCACGGGAACCGGCTTTTCGACTCCGGGGTGGATGGCCGCAGCCGACGAGTTCGGCCCTGCCGCGCCCAAGCCCCGCAGAACGACTCGAACCGAAGTCTTGGCGCCTCCGAACACGACCGGGACCGCATATCCGCCGGGGACTTGGAAGGCGTTGGCCTTGGCCGCGGCGTTTTCAACCGCGCAGGCGTGCGGCGCGAGGACCCATTTCTTGCCCCGCATCGCGTCCAGTAGCGAACCGTAGTCCAGATAGGCCCGCTCGGTCATGGCGTCCGGGACAAGCGAGTGGTCGTTTTCCGGGAAAGGGGCCATGGGGTAGACGCCGAGATATAGGTACTTCTGGAAAAAGGCGTCGGGATCGCTTTTCATGTCGCCGGCGCTGTCGGTCCAGCCGAGAACGGTTTTGCGGATGCCCAGCAGCGCGGTCAGGTTCAGGGGCGCGCCGCGATAGGTGAATTCGTCGAAGAAGCCGTCGGTGGACTTTAAAAGATCGATCCGCTTGGTGTGATTGTTGACGAAGACGGCCTGTCCGGCCTCGTGCAGCAGCGGCGTCAGGCGGGCCATCAGGTCGCGCCAGGAATTGGCCAGCGAGCGGGCGGGGCGGCCCTCGAACCAGGTCGCGCCATCGTCGCGCAGATCGTTGTACATCCGGAGCCAGTCCATCCGGTCGATGCAAATGCCCGAGGATTCCGGGAACAGGGCAACCTGACGGCGGGCCTGGTCGAGCAGAAAGTCGCGGTAGACCGGCTCGCCCGGATCGAGGACGATGCCGCCCTCCCAGGTGTAATAGGGCCCGTCGACTCGGGTCTTGGCGATCCGCTTCAGCCGTTCGGGATCGGTCCGGGAGGGGACCCGCAGAATGGCCTGGCCCAGGACTTTATGAGTGAATGTGTTGGCGTCTCGCCAGGTCTCGGCTTCGGGCAGCGCCTGGAAGGCCGGCGGCGGCCAGAGAATCTTAGCCCCGAACTCGGTGACGTTGAAATAATTGAGGACGAAGAACCCCTGGGCTCGCATCCGGCGGATGTAATCGCGGATGCCGGCGATCGAAGTCGTGTTGCCGCCGAAGCGGGTCCACGATTCCCCCTCCGCGACGGGTGGGAGGAACATGCCCATGTAGGGAAAATCCCAGCTCGCCTTCCAGTTGGTCCGGAAGGCCATCTTCTTCAGCTTGGCCTCGTCGAGCGGTCCTTCGTAGGCCGAGTAGGCGCCCGTTCCGGCGAGATCGTCCGCTTTCGCCACGGCCGGGTCGAAATAGTCGGGATAGCGGGCCGCCATCCAGCGCAGGCCGCCCCGCCAGTCCGCCTCGTGGACGACGAGATCGGCGGCGAAACGGAGCGCGGCCCCGGCCCGGATGCGGTGGTTGGTGCGGGCGAAGACGACCTCGCCCGCCGGGCTCGTCGTCAGGGTCATGTCCAGGTACGGATCTTCGGGCGAGAGGACCAGGCTCAAGCCCAGATCGCGGTCCGCCTCGAGGATGCTGGCCAGCGGGATGCCGAACAGGTCCGGCTGAAAGGGGATGAAAGCCAGCCCGGGATTCTTCGTGGTGAAGGCGGGGGCGCCGAAGAAAAGCCGCGCCCCCGTGAACGGCATGGGGACCAGAGGATCGGTCCAATCTCCGACTTGTGCGTCGGGCAGGACGCCCGCGGCCACAAGGTCGGCCCAAGCGGACGACTGGAAGCGTCCCTGCCGGGAATCCCCCCAAGGGGTCCAGAATTTCGCCCGCCAGGGTTCAGGGTAAGTGATCGCCGTCTCGATCGCCGTGCTCCAGGGCCCGCTCGTTCCCTCGATTTCGATCTCCCAGCGGAGGCTCCCGGGCGTCGGGCGGAAGCGTTCGATCAGCCGGCAGGAAGCGCCGTTCCCGGCGGCCAGCATTTTCTCGAATTCGGCGCCGCCGTCCGCCGTTTGGCGCGAAGCGACGGGGCCTTGCACGGTGCAGCCCGCCAGCCTGGTTTCGCCTTTGAGCGCGCGGCGGATGCCGCTCGCGGGAAGTATCAGGCCGACAATCCTGCCGTCGGGCGAAAGCTCGATCGAGAGGTTCCCCGACGAGACGATCAAGGGCGCGGCCGCCGTCTTGTTTGGGACCGCGGCATTCATCGGCCCAGCCAGCAGGAGGCAGCCCGCCAACGCGATCGCGGTTTGAAGGCCAAGGCGCGGCCGTGTGCTTTTCGCTTCCATCTCGTTCTCCTCGCGGCCGTCAGCCCGCGCCGGCGCGAATGCTAGCGGGTCATGACCCGCAATTCGGCCTTCCCGAACATCGCCGGCGCGCCGTCCTTGATGATTGTCTCGGTCAGCCGGAAAGCGCCGGACTCGTCCTTGCCGACCGTCAGTCGACGGATGCGGTATTTCCCTTTTTCGTAATCGAAGGTCTTGCCGTCGTCCTCATAGAGGTCGACGGAGCCGCCGGTGCGGCCGTAGAAACGGACTTCGAGAGTCCGGCCGTAGGCCTGTTCGCTGTTTGTCACCGGCTCCTTCAGCATCGGGATGAGCGAGCCTTCCCGAACGTAGAGCGGGATTTCGCCGGTCTCGGTCGTGGTCTTGATCCGGCCGCCGCTTCGGGTATATGTCCCGGTGTAAAAATCGTACCAGTTCCCCTCGGGCAAAAGGATTTCCCGCGACCAGCCTGTCTTGTCGCTGAAGGGCGCGACCAGGATCGAGGGGCCGAACATGAACTGGTCCTCAACCCGGTCGAGCGCGGGGTCCTCCAGGACCATCGGCCGCAGCGGCGGGACACCCTCGAAATGGTAAGCCGCGAAGGCGCTGTAGAGATAAGGCAGGAGCCGCATGCGAAGCCCGATCGCCTCCCGGACCTTGTCCGTCGCGGCCGGGAAGTGCCACGGCGTGACACCTGACGACCAGGCGTTGAGCTGGGCCAGGGCCGAAAAGCAGACCAATTGCATGCGGTCGAGCCAGTCGCGCTCGTTCTTGGCGTCGCGGATCTCCGGCGTCCAGAGGACGCCGGCCAGGCCGGCCGCCGAAACCCCCGTGATGTATTCCTTCAGGTCGTAAGCGTCGCTGTAGATGGCGAAGGGATAGCCGGAAGCGGCCCCGTTCGAGGCCCGGACCAGCCCGTAGGTGCGGATATTGCGCGCCTTGAACAGCCCCTTGAAGATCAGTTCCTGCATCATCAGGCCGTAGGCTTGGCGCATGACCGGAGCGGGTGTCCCCGACGGGAAGGAGGCGTGGTCGGGCCACAACCAGACGTCGTAGCCGTCCACTTCGTCGATCTTGTATCCGCTGATCCCGATCCCGATGTGATCGCGGCCGTGTTGTTCCAGGAGGGCCCGCCGGGCCTCGGGCAGGGTGTAATCGGGCACCAGCCCCAGCCAGACCATATGCGATCCCGAAAGCGGAAAGAGGGTCTCATACAACCGGCCGGCGGGCGAGACGTAGGGATTCTCCCAGAGGTTGAGGCGGATACCTTTCTTCAGCAATCCGGCTACGAATCCGGCCGGATCGGGGAAGCGCCTGGTTTGCCATTCGAAGGTGCAGGGGTAGGACTTGGTCATCCAGCCGGGCTCGAGCCCGACGACATCGAGGGGGATTCCTCGCGCCTCGAACTCGGCGACTTCCTTGCGGACGCGGTCGGCGTCGGCGGCCGCATGGACGCGGTGCCAGAATCCCAGGCCCCAAAGCGGCGGCAGGGCGCCGCCGCCGCAGAGCAGGTTGTAGCGGGCGACCACATCGGCCGGGTTTTCGCCGGCCAGGACGACGATATCGACGCCCGGCCCGTCGATCAGCATCTCGACCGCGTCGGACTTGGGCTGGGAATCCCAGGCCGGGGAGGGCTCGCCGGGCGGCGGGTTGCGGTCGACCGGCGCGGGATTCCGCCGCGAATCCTTGCGGTTCCCGACCCGGGCGTAGACCTTGAGATAGCGGGCCGTGTCGATGAAGACGCCGTAGCCGCGGCTGGAGATGTAGAACGGGACCGGCGCGTGCGTCCGGCCGCCGCCCGTCGACCAGTGATCGACGTTTAGCGTCAACACGCCCTGGCTCTTGCCCAGGCCGTCGAACTGAAGTCCGAATCCGTAGAGCTTCTCGTCGGGAGCGCAGGGG contains:
- a CDS encoding DUF5110 domain-containing protein, which produces MKDFRLPFGFATLIFLGIAAAASPAQIKRPAGLAALTPIADWDKTAPGVWRAKAGDVSGEIRYTSLAAEPPRLTALAKRPERDFPFAAEPISFERTADGKIALRIPCAPDEKLYGFGLQFDGLGKSQGVLTLNVDHWSTGGGRTHAPVPFYISSRGYGVFIDTARYLKVYARVGNRKDSRRNPAPVDRNPPPGEPSPAWDSQPKSDAVEMLIDGPGVDIVVLAGENPADVVARYNLLCGGGALPPLWGLGFWHRVHAAADADRVRKEVAEFEARGIPLDVVGLEPGWMTKSYPCTFEWQTRRFPDPAGFVAGLLKKGIRLNLWENPYVSPAGRLYETLFPLSGSHMVWLGLVPDYTLPEARRALLEQHGRDHIGIGISGYKIDEVDGYDVWLWPDHASFPSGTPAPVMRQAYGLMMQELIFKGLFKARNIRTYGLVRASNGAASGYPFAIYSDAYDLKEYITGVSAAGLAGVLWTPEIRDAKNERDWLDRMQLVCFSALAQLNAWSSGVTPWHFPAATDKVREAIGLRMRLLPYLYSAFAAYHFEGVPPLRPMVLEDPALDRVEDQFMFGPSILVAPFSDKTGWSREILLPEGNWYDFYTGTYTRSGGRIKTTTETGEIPLYVREGSLIPMLKEPVTNSEQAYGRTLEVRFYGRTGGSVDLYEDDGKTFDYEKGKYRIRRLTVGKDESGAFRLTETIIKDGAPAMFGKAELRVMTR